The Horticoccus luteus DNA window AGCGACGTGTTCCCGCTGGCGCGGGCGGAAGAGGCGCTGGCCTTGATGGAACGGGGGGAGCAGCTCGGTAAAATTGTGCTGCGGACGTAGGGTAAACCCGGATTCGTTTTCCGGAGGGTTTGGTAACTGTAGGAAATTGCAGGCGGTTGCGCGTGGGATCATTACTGCCAGCGCAATGCCGCACGATGTGCCCCCATCGGCTCCCACGCCCATTTCCGCCGACTCGGCGGCCGGTCCGGCGCGGAGCGAAAGTTGCTTGTGGAGCCCGGTGGGATGGTGGATCGGGATGCTCCTGGCGGCTGTGGGAGGCGGGTGGTGCAGCGGTTGCCAGAGCGGACATTTGTCGACGCGGCCCGCGGCCTTGGCGTCACCTGCACCGGTGTGCGTGAACAATAATCCGTGGACGGCGGCCGAGACGGTGGCGCGTTTGGCACGGGGAAGAACGGTGGTCGTGGGCCAAGGCGAGAGCATGTTGCCGCTTTATCCGGCGGGCACGGTGCTGGTGATCGAACGCGTGGCGTGGTCGCAATTGCGCGCGGGGATGACGGTGATTTACGAGCGCGAGGGGGGCTTGGCGGGCGAGATGGTGGGGCACGTGTTGACGACCCAGGAGGCGCGAGGGTGGGTCGCGCAGGGTTTGAACAACGACGATCCCGACGACATGCGCGTGACGCCGGGAAACTACGTGGGCACGGTCGTCGCGGCATTTCGCAGGGTCACACCGGGTGGCGATCCCGCGACGTTGCTGGCGGCAGACATGCCGCGCGGCGCGATGATGCGGGCGGCGCTTGATCAAGGGGGCGTGGCGAGGGGGCGGCCAACGAAGACGGGAAGTCTTGGGTCGATGGAGTAGCGAGCGTGGGACTTGAGGATCGTTCGGGCGCGCTCGGCGGAGGAAATGTGCGAACGGAGAAAATACAGGACCGAGCGCGCGAGGGCGCGGGGCGCGGCTTGTGCTCGGCGTAGGCGGAAGGCGCGGACGCGCATGCGGCTTCTTCTGAACAACGGGCCGGAAAGGGCACTTCGCGAGCGGGCAGAACACTAAGGCGAGGAAGATTCACCCGGGGAAATCTCGCTGAATTTCCACTCGATGAAAGCTCCCGGCCGCCCGAAACAAAAGCCTGCAGGGCGGCGGCATTGGCTGCTCACGGCGGGCAGCGTGGTCGTGGTGATCGCGGGCGTGCTGACACTCCTCTCGCCGCTGGTGACCGTCATCGTGAATCACAAGCTGCATTCGCTGGACGGCGTGGAAGGCCGGGTGGGGCAGGTCGTCATCGCGTGGTGGCGCGGAGGTGTGACGGTGCACGATTTCACGTTGTCCAGCCGGGAGCAGAAGGACGATCCGCCCTTGGTGAAGGTGAAGACAGCGGCATTGCGGGTGGCGTGGGAGCCGTTGTGGCACGGAAAGATCGGGGGCGCCGCGGTGGTGGACGATGCGGAGTTCACGACGGTGAAGCGGGAATCCGCGGAGCCGAAGAAGGAGGCGGGAAAAAAGGACGAGAAGATGCAGGCGGCGAAGAAGAAGATCCAGCGCTGGCAGGATCAGTTGCGGCACGCGTTTCCGGTGGAGGTGAGTCGTTTCGAGCTGAAGAACGGCCTCGTTCACTTCATCGATCGCACGCACCAGCCAGCGGTCGACGTGGAGACGAAGCAGGTGCATCTGGTGGTGACCGGCCTGGGCAACCGGCCTGCGGACAAAGAGGGGCCGTTGCCGGCGAAAGCGAAGATGACGGCGGTGACGACGGGCGACGGCGCGGTGACGGCGACGTTGGAAATCGATCCGCTGGCGAAGCAGCCGCGGTTCAAGGCGACGTTTGAGTTGAAGCACATGAATCTGCCGCCGTTCAACAGTTTCATGCTGGCCTACGCGGACGCGGACGTGTCGAAGGGGACGTTTGAAGTTTATATGGAGATCAACGCGCAGGGCGGTGCTTACGACGGTTACGTGAAACCGTTTTTCAAGGACTTGGATTTCTCGAATCCGTCGGACAAGGACAAGAGCCTGGGGAAGCGGATCAAGGAGAAGGCGATCGCGGCGGTGAGTTCGTTGTTAAAAAACGACGAGGACAAAAAGGTGGCGACGAAGGCGCCGTTTTCGGGAAATTTCGCGCAGAACGACCTGGATATCTGGTCGACGGTGATGAATCTGCTGCACAACGCATTTGTGCAGGCGCTGCGCGAAGGGTTGGAGGGGCAGACGCCAACGAAGGCGAAGTGAAGCGGGGCGGCGGGGCGAGCAGCGCCGGGCGAGAGCGGCGGGCAGCGGAAAGAGGAGGGCGGACGGAGATGGGCGGAAGCGGCGCGTGCAGTTCGGGATTGTTGTGCGGGGCGAGCACGTTGGAGACTGGCGCGATGAAATTGAATCCACGCGCGACGGCGGCTCTGCGGCGCAAGCTCGGGGCGAAAGTGGTGCTGACGGACGAGGCGTCGTGTTACGCGGCGTCGTTCGACAGCAGTAAAATTTCGTTTCTGCCGGAGGCGGTGATCAAGCCGCGGAAAGAGGCGGAGGTCGGCGTGGTGCTGACGCTGGCGAACCGGCACGGTGTGCCGGTGACGGTGCGGGGGCGGGGCACGACGTTGACGGGCGCAGCGGCGCCGATGGCGGGCGGCTGGGTGATCGACATGCGCTCGCTGGCGGACATTCGGATCGAAACGGACGCGGGGCTCGCGGAGGTGCAGGCGGGCGCGGTGGTCGGCGACATCCAGCGCGCGGCGGAGGCGCAGGGATGGTTTTATCCCCCGGATCCGTCGTCGAAGGAGTATTGCACGATCGGCGGCAACATCGCGTGCAACGCGGGCGGGATGCATGGCGGAAAATACGGCGTGACGCGCGATTTCGTGGTGGCGTTGCGGGGATTTTTGCCGACGGGCGAGGCGGTGACGTGGGGGACGGCGACGAAGAAATTCGCGGCGGGATTCAATCTGCGCGATTTGTGGATCGGGAGCGAAGGCATGCTGGGCGTCGTGACGGGCGCGGTGTTGAAGTTGATTCCGCAGCCGGCGGAGCGGTGGACGTTGCTGACCTCGTTCAAGGATGAAGAGCAGGCGTTGACGGCGGCGCTGGCGTTGTTTCGGGCGCGCGTGCAGCCGGCGATCTGCGAATTTCTGGATGCGGACAGCGTGCGTTGCGCGGAGAGCGCGACGAAGCAGGCGGTGTTTGCCGGGCAGGCGGGGCGGCCGGTGATCCTGCTGGAGCTCGCGGGCGGAAAGAGCGAAGTGCGGGAATTGAAGCGGACGGTGCTGGCGTGGGCGGCGGAGCAGGCGACGGCGCATCGCGCGGCGAAAACGCGGGCGGAAGCGGAGCAGTTGTGGGCGGTGCGACGGAAGTGCTCGGGCGCGATGTTCGAACTGGGCGACGCGAAACTGAACGAGGATGTCGTGCTGCCGATGCGGAGTTATCTGGCGTTCATCCGGTTTTTGGCGGCGTTAAAGCGGGAGTCAGGTTTGCCGATTCCGACGTTCGGGCACGTGGCGGACGGCAATCTGCACGTGAACATCATGTATCATCGCGCGATCCCGGCGGAGGAGCGGGCGGCGGAGAAAGCGGTGCAGCGGCTGATGCGCACGGTCGTGGAATTGGGCGGGGCGATTTCGGGTGAGCACGGCATCGGGCTCGCGAAGACGCCGTTTTTGCGGATTCAGCACAACGCGGCGGAGGTGCGCGCGATGCAGGCGGTGAAAACGGCGCTCGACCCGCAGGGGATTCTCAATCCGGGAAAGATGTTCGACGTCGTGCGCATCTGGAAGTTTGCGCGCGAACAGGTGAAGTTGCCGTGGGATCACAAATGAGGGCGGGGCCGGGGTGGCAGGGCGCAGGCGGCCATTGACCCGCGCGCGGGATTGGCGTTTACCAAACCGATGGCCGAATCACTCACCGTGCAGTTGCAGGAGCGGAGCTACGAACTCCACTTCGGCGTCGATTTGACGACGGACGTGCAGGCGCGGGTGGCCGCTTTGACGGCGGGCGGCGGCCGCGTGGCGGTGGTGACGGACCGGCATCTGGCGGAGGCGCAGGGAGCGCGGCTGGCGGCGATGTTTGGCGCGGCGCCGCAGATCGTGCTGGAGCCGGGCGAGGAAACCAAATCGCTCGCGGAGCTGGGGCGGGTGCTGGAGTTTTTGGCGACGGCGCAGCTGGATCGCGGCAGCACGGTGTTTGCCGTGGGCGGCGGCGTGGTGGGCGATCTGGCGGGGTTTGCGGCGGCGGCGTATTTGCGCGGCGTGGCGTTTGTGCAGATTCCGACGACGCTGCTGGCGATGGTGGACAGTTCGGTCGGAGGGAAAACGGGGGTGAATCTGGCGGCGGGCAAGAATCTCGCGGGGGCGTTTCACCAACCGGCGGCCGTGTATGTTGCGACGGATTTTCTGGCGACGCTGCCGACGCGGGAGTTTGCCGCGGGAATGGCGGAGGTGATCAAATACGGGTTGCTCGGCGATGCGGAATTATGGCGGCAACTGGAGCGCGAACCGTTGACGGTGCAGAGTCCGGCGCTCGCGGCGACGATCCGGCGGTGTTGCGCGTTGAAGGCGAAAATCGTGGAGGCGGATGAACGGGAGCTGGCGCGCGAAGGCGGGCGGGCGTTGTTGAATCTTGGGCACACGTTCGGCCATGCGATCGAGCAGGCGACGGCTTACGGGACGTATCTGCACGGCGAGGCGGTGGCGATCGGGTTGTGCGCGGCGGCGCGGTTGTCGCAGCGACTGGGCTATTTGACGGCCGCGGAAACGGGGCGTGTCGATGCGGTGGTGGCGGCGCACGGGCTGCCGGTGAAGTTGCGGGAATCGCTGCCGATGGCGGATCTGCTCGCCGCGATGGCGCGCGACAAAAAAGTGCGCGGCGGGCTGCCGCGGTTTGTGGTGATGAAAACCCTGGGCGAGGCGGCGACGCAGGGCGGGATCGCGCCGGCGTTTGTCGAGGCGGCGTTTCGCGAAGTCGGCGCGGCGTAGGGGCGATCCGGACATGTCGGCCATCGACGAAGGCATTGTTCGGGAATATTTCGAACAGAACGGCTTTCTCGTGCGGCAGGTGCGGAAATATCAAGTGCAGTCGCGCAAAAAGACGGGCGACGAGGAGATCGATCTCGTGGTCTACAACCCGGCGTGGTCGCGGGAAGCGCGCCGGCCGGATTTTTTCCTCTTCGCGAGCGAGCTGCCGTTGATCCAGCGCGCGGTGGTGTCGATCAAGCCGTGGCACACGAATGTGTTTACGCCCGGCATGCTGCGCAGCAGTCCGGAGATTTTCGCGTTTCTCGCGGCGCAGGTGCAGAAGGAGGCGACGCGGTTCTTTTCGGCGGCATCGATCGAGGCGGAGGGCGGGGAATTGCTGAAGGTGCTCGTGCTGCCGAGCCTGCCGACGGCGGAGCCGTTTCGCTCGCAGAGCGTGGAGTTGCTGAAGGAGCGCGGTGTGGACGCGATCATCTCATTTCGCGCGATGTTGCTGGACCTGCTGGAAGCGGTGGAAGTGAACCAGAATTACAGCAAGAGCGACACGTTGCAGGTGTTGCGGCTGTTGAAGAATTACGACCTCGTGAAGGACGTGCAGCTCGACATGTTTCCGGAGCGGGCGGCGCGCAAACCACGACCGCAAATTTCCCCATGATTCATCCTACGGCGATCATCGAAGCAGGCGCGCAATTGGGCGCGGAGTGCGAAGTGCAAGCGTATGCCGTGGTGACGCGGCACGCGGTGCTCGGCGATCGCGTGATCGTGGGGTCCTTTGCGGTGATCGGCGGCGATCCGCAGCACCTGACCTTTGACCGGAGGATGGCGACGCAAGCGATCATCGGCGCCGGCACGGTGTTGCGGGAGCACGTGACGGTGAACCGCTCGATCTACGCCGATGGTCGCACCGTCGTGGGCGAGAATTGTTATCTGATGACGGCGGCGCACGTCGCGCACGATTGTGTGATCGGCAACCATGTCGTGGTGGCGAACAACGTAATGCTGGCGGGCCACACGAGCGTGGGAGCGCACACGTTTGTCGGCGGCGGGGTGGCGGTGCATCAATTCACCCGCATCGGCGAGGGCGCGATGATCAGTGGCGTGGCGCGCGTGGCGCGCGATGCGGCGCCGTTTACCATGGTGGCGGAGCGCGACGAAGTGATCGGGCTGAATCTGGTGGGACTGCGGCGGCGGGGCGTGCCGCGCGCAAGCGTCGCAGAGTTAAAAACGGCGTTTCGCGAGGTGTATTTCACGGCCGGTAACATCCGGGAGACGGCGGCGCGGGCGCTGGAACAGGGGACGTATCAGACGCCGGAAGCGAGGCGGTTTCTGGAGTTTTTCACCTCGGGGAAGCGGGGCTTTGCGCGGGCCCGGCGGGAAGGTGGCGAAGAAGAGGCGCAGGAATGAGGCGCGTGGATTCGGGCGTGCAACGACTGGTTTTCACGTGTGGCGATCCGGCCGGTGTCGGGCCGGAGATCATCGCGGCGTGGCTGCGTGCGCATCCCGCGGAGGCGGCGGACGTGGCGGTGGTGGGTCCGGCGAAGTGGCTGGAGACGTTGCCCGGGTGTGGGGCGAAGATCACCGTGGGGTTGCCGGAATTTCACGCGACGCCGGGCGTGCCCACGGGGGAAGGCGCGCTCGTGGCGTGGGCGGCGATGGAACGCGCGGCGGCGGGGTGCAGCACAGGGGAATTCGCCGCGGTCGTGACGGCGCCAGTGAGCAAATTGCAGTTGGCGGAGATCGGTTATCCGTATCCGGGGCAGACGGAGTTTTTCGCCGCGCGCTGGGGGGGGGAGCCAGTCATGGCGTTTTGCGGTGGGCAGCTGCGCGTGGCGCTGGCGACGTGGCATGTGCCGCTGGTGGAAGTGCCGCAGTTGCTGGGGCCGCAGATGTTGCGGCGAACGATTGCGGCCGCGGATGCGCTGGCGCGGGCGGAAGGCGTGGCGGATCCGCGAATCGGCGTGTGCGGGTTGAATCCGCACGCCGGCGAGGGAGGCGTGCTGGGCAGGGAGGAATGCGAGCTGATCGATCCGGCGTTGGATCAGATCCGGCGCGATTTCCCGGGTGTGTCGCGCTGCCAGCCCGGCGATACGTTGTTCGCGCGCCAGTTGCGCGGGGAATTCGATGTGATCGTCGCGCTTTACCACGATCAAGGGCTCGCGCCGTTGAAGGCGGTGGATTTTGACGAGGCGGTGAACGTGACGCTCGGCCTGCCGTTTGTGCGGACGAGTCCGGACCACGGGACGGCGTTTGGCCTTGCGGGAAAGGGCGTGGCCTCGGGCACGAGTTTCAGCAACGCGGTGCGCGTGGCGCGGCGCTTGCTAAACGCGAGGGCCGCGGGTTAGTTCGCGCGTTCCATGGACTCTGTTGACGCCGTCACGCCGCCGCCCGCCGCTCCGCTTTATCGCGAAGGGAACGAGAATCTCGTGCGGTTGACGCCGGAGGCCGGCGGGAAGGTGCGGGCGTTGATCGCGCGGGAGCAGCAAGGTGGGTTTTTGCGGATCGCGATCACTGGCGGTGGGTGCAATGGGCTGAGTTATAAATTGAAATTCACGCCCGAGGCCCGGCGTGGCGACATCCTCGTGCGTTCCGCGGAAGTGCCGGTGCTGGTCGATTCAAAGACCGCGTTATACCTCAAAGGGACGGTGCTGGATTATTCCAACAAGCTGATAGCCGGCGGGTTCAAGTTCACTAATCCGAACGCCAAGGCGAGTTGCTCCTGCGGGGAGAGTTTTAGCGTCTGATGCGTGAATCCGGGAAAGTCCGGCTAAATAAGGATTGTCAACCCACACTTCCCCGGCGAGAACCGCGCACCTAATTCCACTCCAGACTTATTGATGGCCAATTCTTTTCCTTCCGCTGGCGGCAACCGACCAGGGCATTATCAGCGCCGTAACACCGATCCGTTTGCGAACATCCGGCGCAATCATCGGATCAAGATTCCGCAGGTGCGCGTGATCAGCCCCGAGGGCAAGCAACTCGGGATCTTGGATACGTCGAAGGCGATCAACCTCGCGCTGGAGGTGGGCCTCGACCTCGTCGAGGTGGCACCCAACGCGACTCCGCCCGTCTGCCGGATCATGGATTTCGGCAAATACGTTTACGAGGAGCAGAAGAAGCACTCGAACGTCAAAGCGACGGCGAGCAAGATCAAGGAGATCGAGTTCACCGCGCGCATCGCGGACGGGGATTTTTTCACGAAGCTGCGTCACGCCGAACAGTTTCTTTCCCACGGCAACAAGGTGAAGCTGCGCTTGAAGTTTCGCGGCCGCGAGATGGCGCACACGGAGATTGGTTTCGCCGTCATGAAGCGCGCGCTCACGGAGTTGGAGGGCATGGGCCATCCGGATTCCGAAGCGAAGCTGATGGGCAAGCAGATCAACGTAATGGTCACGCCGCATCCGCCGAATAAACGTAAGCCCAAGTTCGATCTGGAGGGCGACTCAGCCGAGGAGGTTGAGGAAGAAGGCGGCGACGCCGAGCAGGAATAAGCAGACCGGGATGGGGGCGGTGCCGCGGCGACTTCGTTCGCTCGCCTTTGGGCTGATCGGGGCCGCGCTGGCGCTGGTCGGCGCGCTGACGGCCACCGCAGCGCGCGCACCGGCGAGCCTGTGGCTGGACAAAGTCGAATATGTCGATGCGGCGTTGTTCGGGGCGAGTTTCGGCCTGACGTATCGCGAGACCAGCGCGCGGGAATTCTCGCTCACCAGCCAGTGGACGACGATCAAGGCCGAGGTGGGTTCGCGCGAAAGCGAAATCAACGGGCAACGGGTGTTCCTTGGCGAAGCGGTGCGCGTGAACCGCGGCCGGCCGCTTTTCAGCCGCATCGATGCGGACGCGTTGTTGACGCCCGTGCTGCGGCCGGGTGCAGATCAGGCGCGGATCCCGCGCGTGAAAACGATCGTTCTCGATCCGGGCCACGGCGGGCGGGATTCCGGCAAGGTGAACCCGCGGGTGAAGGTGCAGGAAAAAACGCTGGCGCTCGACACGGCGCAACGGGTGCAGCGCCTGCTCGCGAAGGACGGCTATCGCGTGGTGTTAACGCGGAGCAAGGATCGCTTCGTGGAGTTGGGCGACCGGCCGGACTTGGCGCGGCGGGTGCGCGCGGATTTGTTTATCAGTCTTCATTACAACTCGGTC harbors:
- a CDS encoding S24/S26 family peptidase, which encodes MNNNPWTAAETVARLARGRTVVVGQGESMLPLYPAGTVLVIERVAWSQLRAGMTVIYEREGGLAGEMVGHVLTTQEARGWVAQGLNNDDPDDMRVTPGNYVGTVVAAFRRVTPGGDPATLLAADMPRGAMMRAALDQGGVARGRPTKTGSLGSME
- a CDS encoding DUF748 domain-containing protein, which gives rise to MKAPGRPKQKPAGRRHWLLTAGSVVVVIAGVLTLLSPLVTVIVNHKLHSLDGVEGRVGQVVIAWWRGGVTVHDFTLSSREQKDDPPLVKVKTAALRVAWEPLWHGKIGGAAVVDDAEFTTVKRESAEPKKEAGKKDEKMQAAKKKIQRWQDQLRHAFPVEVSRFELKNGLVHFIDRTHQPAVDVETKQVHLVVTGLGNRPADKEGPLPAKAKMTAVTTGDGAVTATLEIDPLAKQPRFKATFELKHMNLPPFNSFMLAYADADVSKGTFEVYMEINAQGGAYDGYVKPFFKDLDFSNPSDKDKSLGKRIKEKAIAAVSSLLKNDEDKKVATKAPFSGNFAQNDLDIWSTVMNLLHNAFVQALREGLEGQTPTKAK
- a CDS encoding FAD-binding oxidoreductase yields the protein MKLNPRATAALRRKLGAKVVLTDEASCYAASFDSSKISFLPEAVIKPRKEAEVGVVLTLANRHGVPVTVRGRGTTLTGAAAPMAGGWVIDMRSLADIRIETDAGLAEVQAGAVVGDIQRAAEAQGWFYPPDPSSKEYCTIGGNIACNAGGMHGGKYGVTRDFVVALRGFLPTGEAVTWGTATKKFAAGFNLRDLWIGSEGMLGVVTGAVLKLIPQPAERWTLLTSFKDEEQALTAALALFRARVQPAICEFLDADSVRCAESATKQAVFAGQAGRPVILLELAGGKSEVRELKRTVLAWAAEQATAHRAAKTRAEAEQLWAVRRKCSGAMFELGDAKLNEDVVLPMRSYLAFIRFLAALKRESGLPIPTFGHVADGNLHVNIMYHRAIPAEERAAEKAVQRLMRTVVELGGAISGEHGIGLAKTPFLRIQHNAAEVRAMQAVKTALDPQGILNPGKMFDVVRIWKFAREQVKLPWDHK
- the aroB gene encoding 3-dehydroquinate synthase; translation: MAESLTVQLQERSYELHFGVDLTTDVQARVAALTAGGGRVAVVTDRHLAEAQGARLAAMFGAAPQIVLEPGEETKSLAELGRVLEFLATAQLDRGSTVFAVGGGVVGDLAGFAAAAYLRGVAFVQIPTTLLAMVDSSVGGKTGVNLAAGKNLAGAFHQPAAVYVATDFLATLPTREFAAGMAEVIKYGLLGDAELWRQLEREPLTVQSPALAATIRRCCALKAKIVEADERELAREGGRALLNLGHTFGHAIEQATAYGTYLHGEAVAIGLCAAARLSQRLGYLTAAETGRVDAVVAAHGLPVKLRESLPMADLLAAMARDKKVRGGLPRFVVMKTLGEAATQGGIAPAFVEAAFREVGAA
- the lpxA gene encoding acyl-ACP--UDP-N-acetylglucosamine O-acyltransferase — translated: MIHPTAIIEAGAQLGAECEVQAYAVVTRHAVLGDRVIVGSFAVIGGDPQHLTFDRRMATQAIIGAGTVLREHVTVNRSIYADGRTVVGENCYLMTAAHVAHDCVIGNHVVVANNVMLAGHTSVGAHTFVGGGVAVHQFTRIGEGAMISGVARVARDAAPFTMVAERDEVIGLNLVGLRRRGVPRASVAELKTAFREVYFTAGNIRETAARALEQGTYQTPEARRFLEFFTSGKRGFARARREGGEEEAQE
- the pdxA gene encoding 4-hydroxythreonine-4-phosphate dehydrogenase PdxA, producing MQRLVFTCGDPAGVGPEIIAAWLRAHPAEAADVAVVGPAKWLETLPGCGAKITVGLPEFHATPGVPTGEGALVAWAAMERAAAGCSTGEFAAVVTAPVSKLQLAEIGYPYPGQTEFFAARWGGEPVMAFCGGQLRVALATWHVPLVEVPQLLGPQMLRRTIAAADALARAEGVADPRIGVCGLNPHAGEGGVLGREECELIDPALDQIRRDFPGVSRCQPGDTLFARQLRGEFDVIVALYHDQGLAPLKAVDFDEAVNVTLGLPFVRTSPDHGTAFGLAGKGVASGTSFSNAVRVARRLLNARAAG
- a CDS encoding HesB/IscA family protein, producing MDSVDAVTPPPAAPLYREGNENLVRLTPEAGGKVRALIAREQQGGFLRIAITGGGCNGLSYKLKFTPEARRGDILVRSAEVPVLVDSKTALYLKGTVLDYSNKLIAGGFKFTNPNAKASCSCGESFSV
- the infC gene encoding translation initiation factor IF-3; translation: MANSFPSAGGNRPGHYQRRNTDPFANIRRNHRIKIPQVRVISPEGKQLGILDTSKAINLALEVGLDLVEVAPNATPPVCRIMDFGKYVYEEQKKHSNVKATASKIKEIEFTARIADGDFFTKLRHAEQFLSHGNKVKLRLKFRGREMAHTEIGFAVMKRALTELEGMGHPDSEAKLMGKQINVMVTPHPPNKRKPKFDLEGDSAEEVEEEGGDAEQE
- a CDS encoding N-acetylmuramoyl-L-alanine amidase family protein, with product MPRRLRSLAFGLIGAALALVGALTATAARAPASLWLDKVEYVDAALFGASFGLTYRETSAREFSLTSQWTTIKAEVGSRESEINGQRVFLGEAVRVNRGRPLFSRIDADALLTPVLRPGADQARIPRVKTIVLDPGHGGRDSGKVNPRVKVQEKTLALDTAQRVQRLLAKDGYRVVLTRSKDRFVELGDRPDLARRVRADLFISLHYNSVESGADRVTGVEVFTMTPQHQYSTSDSGRDDDASARQENAGNANDHWNALLGYRVHGAMIEALKVPDRGLKRARWAVLRLAPCPAILIESGYLSNDAEARRIADPAYRQRIAVAIATGIRAYARVLDGIGAPGQARRP